A window of Lacibacter sediminis contains these coding sequences:
- the thiL gene encoding thiamine-phosphate kinase, which yields MSEERTELSSLGEFGLIEHLTKNIEHQNASTILGVGDDAAVIDHFGKQTVVTTDLLIEGVHFDLMYTPLKHLGYKSVVVNVSDIYAMNATPTQITLSLAVSNRFSLEALEEFYDGVYVACEEYGVDLVGGDTTSSTKGFVISVTAIGEVAPDKFVKRSTAKPNDLICVTGYLGGAYLGLLLLEREKKIFLETKGVQPDLENRDYIVGRLLKPEARKDIIDFLEKEKIVPTAMMDISDGLSSEILHICKQSEVGALIYEDKMPVHPDAKEFAYKLELDPTACALSGGEDYELVFTIAQADYDKIKDVNGIRIVGHITAAAEGAHIITRGGNKHQLTAQGWNAFGK from the coding sequence ATGAGTGAAGAACGTACAGAACTATCCTCTCTCGGAGAGTTTGGTTTAATTGAACATCTTACAAAAAATATTGAGCATCAGAACGCATCAACTATTCTTGGTGTGGGCGATGACGCCGCAGTGATCGACCATTTCGGAAAACAAACTGTTGTTACAACTGACTTGCTGATCGAGGGTGTACATTTTGATCTGATGTACACACCACTCAAACATCTGGGCTATAAAAGTGTGGTGGTGAATGTGAGCGACATCTACGCCATGAATGCCACTCCCACGCAGATCACATTAAGCCTGGCGGTAAGCAATCGTTTCAGTCTTGAAGCGTTAGAAGAGTTTTATGATGGCGTGTATGTAGCTTGCGAAGAATATGGTGTTGATTTGGTTGGTGGTGATACTACATCTTCCACCAAAGGTTTTGTGATCAGCGTAACAGCGATTGGCGAAGTGGCACCCGATAAATTTGTAAAACGCAGCACGGCTAAACCAAACGATCTGATTTGTGTGACAGGTTATCTTGGTGGTGCTTATCTCGGTCTGTTATTACTCGAAAGAGAAAAGAAAATTTTCCTTGAAACAAAAGGTGTGCAGCCCGATCTTGAGAACAGGGATTATATCGTTGGCCGTTTATTAAAACCTGAAGCAAGAAAAGATATTATCGACTTTTTGGAGAAGGAAAAAATTGTACCAACAGCAATGATGGATATCAGCGATGGACTCAGCAGTGAGATATTGCACATCTGCAAACAAAGCGAAGTGGGTGCATTGATCTATGAAGACAAAATGCCTGTGCATCCGGATGCAAAAGAATTTGCGTATAAATTAGAACTGGATCCAACTGCCTGTGCCTTGAGTGGTGGTGAAGATTATGAACTGGTCTTTACAATTGCACAAGCAGATTATGATAAGATAAAAGATGTGAACGGCATCAGGATCGTTGGTCATATTACAGCAGCAGCAGAAGGTGCGCACATCATAACAAGAGGTGGCAATAAACATCAATTGACTGCCCAGGGCTGGAATGCATTTGGAAAATAA
- a CDS encoding S41 family peptidase, with the protein MKKNIFFIIAVVLLYALSSCSATGSVAYTAERKYSPEQLKEDVQVMEETFKKNHPSLYWYNSKEEVDASFQRAYEKLTDSMNEVQFRNVIAETIFPIRCGHTSVRFSKKYNQFIAGKRLPTFPFVAKVVDDSTLVVTANLNRRDSLIRTGTPILSINGLTARQVIDSLLPLVSIDGNAKNFSYQNISNNFTTYYNIRFGLQKNYTINYLNTRGEVKRTVLPLFDPARDTTRRRPVSITPQSPPPPQPEISERQQRLQRTRSFSIDSSKKFATLRISSFGPALQKHFLKKAFKQLEKKNIQNLVIDVRNNGGGLIKKSLYLTRFISNEPFVFTDSIYSVQRKLRSDAKVSRRFIYNLGLFFLNRKQQEGMYRFRFFNNRIYEPLPQRYNGHVYLLTGGFSFSATTLFAAVVKGQENVTIVGEETGGGYYGNNGVFIPEMILPNSKLRVRLPLYRIVNNKNYPKDGHGVLPDVEAKASAESIRQNRDPKMEKAIQLIMQRKG; encoded by the coding sequence ATGAAGAAAAACATCTTTTTTATAATTGCAGTCGTGTTGCTGTATGCACTGAGTTCCTGTTCTGCAACAGGAAGTGTTGCTTATACGGCTGAACGCAAGTACAGTCCGGAACAATTGAAAGAAGATGTGCAGGTGATGGAAGAAACCTTCAAAAAGAATCATCCTTCACTTTACTGGTATAATTCAAAAGAAGAAGTGGATGCTTCATTTCAACGGGCATATGAAAAGCTTACTGATTCGATGAATGAAGTACAGTTCAGGAATGTAATTGCAGAAACTATTTTCCCAATTCGTTGCGGGCATACCAGTGTGCGGTTTTCCAAAAAATATAATCAATTCATTGCCGGTAAACGATTACCTACTTTTCCATTTGTCGCAAAAGTGGTGGACGATTCAACATTGGTAGTAACAGCTAATCTTAACCGTCGTGATTCATTGATCAGAACAGGAACACCCATTCTTTCCATCAATGGATTAACAGCGAGACAGGTGATTGATTCACTTCTACCGCTTGTATCCATTGATGGAAACGCTAAAAACTTCAGCTACCAGAACATCAGTAACAACTTCACCACGTATTACAACATACGCTTTGGTTTGCAAAAGAATTACACCATCAACTACCTTAATACAAGGGGTGAAGTGAAACGAACCGTGCTTCCTTTATTTGATCCTGCAAGAGATACGACGAGGCGCCGACCGGTTTCCATCACACCGCAATCTCCACCGCCGCCACAACCGGAAATTTCAGAAAGACAGCAACGCTTACAACGCACCCGTTCATTCAGTATTGATTCATCAAAGAAATTTGCAACATTGCGCATCAGCAGTTTTGGCCCGGCATTGCAAAAACATTTCCTGAAGAAGGCATTCAAACAGTTAGAGAAGAAAAACATTCAGAACCTGGTGATTGATGTAAGAAACAATGGTGGAGGTCTTATCAAAAAATCATTATACCTCACACGCTTCATCAGTAACGAACCATTTGTTTTTACTGATTCAATTTATTCGGTTCAGCGCAAACTACGCAGCGATGCAAAAGTGAGCCGAAGGTTTATTTATAATCTTGGATTGTTCTTTTTAAACCGAAAGCAACAAGAGGGGATGTACAGGTTCAGGTTTTTCAACAACCGTATATACGAACCGTTGCCACAGCGTTATAACGGGCACGTGTACCTGCTCACCGGTGGTTTTTCATTTTCTGCCACCACCTTGTTTGCAGCTGTTGTAAAAGGACAGGAGAATGTAACTATTGTTGGTGAAGAAACAGGTGGTGGTTATTATGGCAACAACGGTGTGTTTATTCCCGAAATGATCTTGCCGAACAGTAAACTTCGGGTGCGGTTACCCCTATACCGCATTGTAAATAATAAAAATTACCCCAAAGACGGGCACGGTGTGTTGCCCGATGTAGAAGCGAAAGCCAGTGCAGAAAGCATCCGGCAAAATCGTGATCCGAAAATGGAGAAAGCAATTCAGCTCATCATGCAACGGAAAGGTTAG
- a CDS encoding glycosyltransferase family 2 protein, translating into MQLSVIIVNYNVKYFLEQCLLSVQKAVGGIDAEVFVVDNASSDGSREYLEPKFTNIHFAWNKENIGFGKACNQALKQASGNFVLFLNPDTVVPEDCFTACFSFFQQIPDAGAIGIRMLDGSGKFLPESKRSFPSPITSFYKLSGLSSLFPKSKTFGRYHLGYLDQHKNHEVDVLAGAFMMIRKEVLAKTGGFDESFFMYGEDVDLSYRIQKAGYKNYYFSDRSILHFKGESTKKSSVNYVRMFYDAMSLFVRKHYSSSRAGVFSSLINAAIWVRALMSLMKRFIQRVGLLLLDAVLIFLSYMLAKFVWTSYIRPEIVYMNKLLWISFVVFSFLFLLVSYYTGLYEQKFRYKNLWQSSFVSILIILAVYSLLPEEYRFSRGLVLLGAMFSYLFLYLWRRLLLYADILEKAIDEDDYFSLVAGTEADLIKINNLLHHHGRSQTIQGFVSPLNEPKSLGRLDELQQLLQNTPANELILCQSKDLSFAQIITLYEQTGKKVKLRLHALGSESIIGSDSKNEAGEVLHQEKMQLSEEVNLRLKRLIDVSTSALFLLSFPFHFIFNRHGLGLLQHSISVITGRKTWVGFSTSRKHLPSIPTSVLGPAGQPHHLSHLKEEGLLLADEWYAREYEPVYDLTTIFANYQKLGSK; encoded by the coding sequence ATGCAGCTTTCGGTTATCATTGTCAACTACAACGTAAAATATTTCCTGGAGCAATGCCTGCTTTCGGTGCAAAAAGCCGTTGGGGGGATTGATGCAGAAGTATTTGTGGTTGATAATGCATCGTCTGACGGTAGTCGTGAGTACCTCGAACCAAAGTTCACGAACATTCATTTTGCATGGAATAAAGAGAATATTGGGTTCGGTAAAGCCTGTAACCAGGCACTTAAACAGGCAAGTGGCAATTTTGTACTGTTCCTGAACCCCGATACTGTTGTTCCCGAAGATTGTTTTACTGCCTGCTTCAGTTTTTTTCAGCAAATACCGGATGCTGGTGCAATCGGCATCCGCATGCTTGATGGCAGCGGAAAGTTTTTGCCTGAAAGTAAACGTTCATTTCCATCGCCAATTACTTCTTTTTATAAGCTGAGCGGCTTATCATCCCTGTTTCCGAAATCAAAAACCTTTGGCCGTTATCATTTGGGCTATCTCGATCAACACAAAAATCATGAAGTGGACGTGTTGGCAGGTGCTTTTATGATGATACGAAAAGAAGTACTTGCTAAAACAGGTGGGTTCGATGAAAGTTTCTTTATGTATGGTGAAGATGTGGACCTGAGTTACCGGATACAAAAGGCAGGATATAAAAATTATTACTTCAGCGATCGTTCCATCCTTCACTTCAAGGGCGAAAGCACCAAAAAATCATCTGTGAATTATGTGCGGATGTTTTACGATGCCATGAGTCTTTTTGTACGCAAACATTACTCATCGTCCCGTGCAGGTGTTTTCAGTTCACTGATCAATGCGGCTATCTGGGTAAGAGCATTGATGAGTTTGATGAAACGTTTTATACAGCGTGTTGGTTTACTCTTACTGGATGCTGTACTCATCTTCCTGAGTTATATGCTTGCAAAATTTGTATGGACAAGCTATATACGACCGGAGATCGTTTACATGAATAAATTATTGTGGATCTCGTTTGTTGTTTTCTCCTTCCTGTTTTTGCTGGTGAGCTATTATACAGGTTTATACGAGCAAAAGTTCCGATACAAAAATCTGTGGCAATCATCCTTCGTTTCCATTCTTATTATACTGGCTGTTTATTCATTGTTGCCGGAGGAATACCGTTTTTCAAGAGGTCTTGTATTACTTGGTGCAATGTTCAGCTATCTGTTTCTGTATTTGTGGCGTAGGTTATTATTATATGCCGATATACTGGAGAAAGCCATTGATGAGGATGATTATTTTTCGTTAGTGGCAGGTACCGAGGCAGATCTGATAAAAATAAACAACCTCTTACATCATCATGGGCGCAGCCAAACCATCCAGGGATTTGTAAGTCCGTTGAACGAACCTAAATCGCTTGGTCGTTTAGATGAGCTGCAACAACTTTTGCAAAACACACCGGCTAATGAACTCATCTTATGCCAGAGCAAAGACCTTTCTTTTGCACAGATCATTACTTTATACGAGCAAACAGGCAAAAAAGTAAAACTGCGTTTACATGCGTTGGGTAGTGAAAGTATTATCGGCAGCGATTCAAAAAATGAAGCAGGCGAAGTATTGCATCAGGAAAAAATGCAGTTGAGTGAAGAAGTGAACCTTCGTTTGAAACGTTTGATCGATGTGAGTACATCAGCCCTCTTTTTACTCAGCTTTCCGTTTCATTTTATATTCAACAGGCATGGTCTTGGGTTACTGCAACACAGTATTTCGGTTATCACCGGCCGTAAAACATGGGTCGGGTTTTCAACTTCACGTAAACACCTGCCTTCAATACCAACATCTGTATTAGGGCCTGCGGGACAACCACATCACTTATCACACCTGAAAGAAGAAGGACTTTTATTGGCTGATGAATGGTATGCCCGGGAATATGAACCCGTTTACGATCTCACAACCATCTTTGCGAATTATCAAAAATTAGGCAGTAAGTAA
- a CDS encoding four helix bundle protein: protein MQDMKLRTFQFSVEVGRLIMELPFNVINKSYGAQLVRSSSSVGANYRAARRGKSDADFLNKLKICEEEADESIYFLELLKEFNAGFVEKIEKLIREANELLKILVASIITTREKLNKQQ from the coding sequence ATGCAAGACATGAAACTTCGAACTTTCCAATTTTCAGTTGAAGTGGGAAGGTTGATTATGGAACTTCCTTTTAATGTGATTAATAAATCATACGGTGCACAACTGGTAAGAAGTTCTTCTTCGGTTGGCGCTAATTACAGGGCAGCAAGAAGAGGAAAATCAGATGCTGATTTTTTGAACAAGCTGAAGATATGTGAAGAGGAGGCGGACGAAAGCATTTATTTTCTCGAATTACTGAAGGAATTTAATGCCGGGTTTGTCGAAAAGATTGAGAAGTTGATCAGAGAAGCAAATGAATTATTAAAAATTCTTGTGGCATCGATTATTACTACAAGAGAAAAATTAAATAAACAGCAATAA
- a CDS encoding response regulator transcription factor, producing the protein MKKILLVEDEMHVVSFIKKGLTEEGFDVTVAFDGNTGLQLFYDNHFDLIILDIMLPDKNGLEVCKDVRKVNNNIPVLFLTALGTSENIVLGLETGADDYLVKPFKFIELLARIRTLLRRTEAGGAIPEIQQEHVYRFADLEVNDYSKEVVRDTKPVSLTSTEYKLLLYFIKNKNKVLSRTDILEEVWGVNFDIGTNVVDVYVNYLRKKIDAFADQKLIHTVIGMGYVLKDNG; encoded by the coding sequence ATGAAAAAGATTCTGCTTGTTGAAGATGAAATGCATGTGGTGTCTTTTATTAAAAAAGGACTTACAGAAGAGGGCTTTGATGTGACCGTGGCTTTTGACGGCAATACCGGATTGCAGCTTTTTTATGACAACCACTTCGATCTTATTATACTGGACATTATGTTGCCCGACAAAAACGGTCTGGAAGTATGTAAGGATGTTCGCAAGGTGAACAATAATATTCCGGTATTATTTTTAACTGCTCTTGGCACTTCTGAGAATATTGTATTGGGCCTGGAGACAGGTGCAGATGATTACCTGGTGAAACCGTTTAAGTTTATTGAGTTGCTTGCACGCATCCGCACACTTCTGCGCCGTACAGAAGCCGGTGGAGCTATTCCGGAAATTCAACAAGAACACGTTTACAGATTTGCCGACCTTGAGGTGAACGACTACAGCAAAGAAGTGGTACGGGATACTAAACCCGTTTCACTTACCAGCACTGAATACAAGCTGCTGCTCTATTTCATAAAAAATAAAAACAAAGTGCTGTCCCGTACCGACATACTTGAAGAAGTATGGGGTGTGAACTTTGACATTGGTACAAACGTAGTGGATGTTTATGTAAACTATCTGCGTAAGAAAATTGATGCTTTTGCAGATCAAAAACTGATCCATACTGTTATAGGTATGGGCTATGTATTAAAAGATAACGGGTAA
- a CDS encoding inositol monophosphatase family protein, whose translation MLKQTLIAATKAGAEQLTHFFHGDFIVHNKEGVNNLVTEADHAAEKAIFEVIKKEFPDHYILSEEAGEMAQDSNYKWIIDPIDGTVNFANGIPICCVSIGIEKDGKMIMGAVYNPLMNEFFFAERGQGAYLNDKQIHVSEQSELIKACMVTGFPYTYLDMPNGPLQVFERFIRKGIPVRRLGSAAIDLCWVAAGRFDGFYEHKLNAWDSAAGFLLVEEAGGKVTDFKGEHYSPYQPHIVATNGKIHDDLVEVINDRKKL comes from the coding sequence ATGCTTAAACAAACCCTAATTGCTGCTACCAAGGCAGGCGCAGAACAACTGACGCATTTTTTTCATGGTGATTTTATCGTTCATAACAAGGAAGGCGTAAACAATCTTGTAACTGAAGCTGATCATGCAGCGGAGAAAGCCATTTTTGAAGTCATAAAGAAAGAGTTTCCTGATCATTATATTTTGAGTGAAGAAGCAGGTGAGATGGCGCAGGATTCAAATTACAAATGGATCATCGACCCGATTGACGGTACAGTGAATTTTGCAAACGGTATTCCAATTTGCTGTGTAAGTATCGGCATTGAGAAAGACGGGAAAATGATTATGGGAGCAGTGTATAATCCGCTGATGAATGAATTCTTTTTTGCAGAACGTGGACAAGGCGCTTATCTCAACGACAAGCAAATTCATGTGAGTGAACAGAGTGAATTGATTAAGGCATGTATGGTTACCGGGTTTCCTTATACATATTTAGATATGCCGAATGGTCCGTTGCAGGTGTTTGAACGTTTTATCCGTAAGGGTATACCCGTTCGTCGTTTAGGTAGTGCAGCCATTGATCTTTGTTGGGTAGCTGCAGGTCGCTTCGATGGATTTTATGAGCACAAATTAAATGCATGGGACAGTGCGGCAGGTTTTTTATTAGTGGAAGAAGCAGGCGGCAAGGTCACCGATTTTAAAGGTGAGCATTATTCACCTTATCAACCGCATATTGTTGCAACTAATGGAAAGATTCATGATGATTTGGTGGAAGTAATTAATGACAGGAAAAAGCTGTAA